Proteins encoded together in one bacterium window:
- the mraY gene encoding phospho-N-acetylmuramoyl-pentapeptide-transferase (First step of the lipid cycle reactions in the biosynthesis of the cell wall peptidoglycan) has translation MLYYLLFPLAKEFTFFNLFQYLTFRSGGALVTSLMICFLLGPRFIFWLKKKQGKGQPIREDGPEKHLLTKKGTPTMGGLM, from the coding sequence GTGCTTTATTATCTGCTTTTTCCGCTGGCCAAGGAATTCACGTTTTTCAACCTGTTTCAGTATCTGACGTTTCGAAGCGGCGGCGCCCTGGTGACTTCGTTGATGATCTGTTTCCTGCTTGGGCCGCGGTTCATTTTCTGGCTCAAGAAGAAGCAGGGCAAGGGGCAGCCCATCCGCGAGGACGGGCCAGAGAAGCATTTGCTGACTAAAAAAGGCACGCCGACCATGGGCGGGCTGATGA